The Lolium rigidum isolate FL_2022 chromosome 1, APGP_CSIRO_Lrig_0.1, whole genome shotgun sequence region aggcgctgttccgtgaacggcgtgactcgatcgagcgccggcggcgtgagtcgatcgagctccagcagcaggcgacggcggaggagcgtcgacagcgggaggcggcgcttacggcgctatgggggaggcgggcggagcgagTTAGCGGCGGCCGACGCatttgcggcggcgatgatggaggcgccaaccgatgtgggaggaggaggcgccaatggaggaggaggaggccgaggcggaggagaccgaggtggaggacgacgacgacgacgacgacgagttcgaccggtccgacgacgacgccccgcacccggacgagacggccgatcagccaacgcgccctcgtcgagtccttcgagtcggagaagaagctccaggacgacgcccgtgccctcgaagaggcgcatattcgtcgcgccatcgagctctccctccaggcggcgcagcgggggacggcggaggacgcgcggcgggagcggcaccgtctggccaccgccgaacgcaaggagaggaggcgcgcgcaggaggagctgcggcgtaggggaggcgacgacggggcggggccgtcgaacgcgccgccgggcggtcgcagtctaggtttagatgaaatctagccgttttcattcaaactttgtaatatataatcaaaattgaatgaaaacctttattttcgtgcacaaatattcatttgggggcggcgttgggggacgcggctggggagcgacgtcccccaaacgcggcacgaacaaaacacgtcccccaaacgctcgatccggcgcggtttgggggacggtttgggggacgcgactggagatgctctaagaacgtGATTGGTAGGCCGTATGTCTGGAGACCGGCCAGATCATGGCGATGCAAATTCTCGGTGATTGGATCTCCGCATGAGTTCCTAGACCAGACAACTATACAAGCATGAAGCTTAAAACACCTCTCAGCAAAGTTCAGTGAAAACTGCCGAATCAACCTTTTCGGTGGAGTGATTAAGTGGGAATAAGATCTGCGAGGCGAATGATTTCCCTTCTTTGCAGCAGGTTAGTCTGAATAATCTCATTCATGACCTAATTTTGTCATTGCACGGCACTAGTGATGCATTCCATGAAAGCTCTCAGATTATGATCTGACGAGCCATCTTTCCCAAGAGCCTCCACGACCGCACGCTTCCACTCCGCCGCCGCGACCCGCGCGTCCCCCTGCATCACCTCCTCTACTCGTCGCCTCACCTCCGCCGCGCGCAGCACGCCGTCGCTCCCCACCTCTGCGCGCGCTCCGACGCGCCACTCGCACTCGACGAGCCACGCGTTCATCCGCTGGTCGGACATCTGGGGCACGCACACCATCGGCACGCCGCacgcgacggcctccagcgccgaGTTCCAGCCGCAGTGCGTGACGAAGCAGCCCACCGCCGCGTGCGAGAGCACCCGCACCTGGTCGCACCACTCCACCACCATGCCGTTCTTGATCCGCGCCTCAGCCTCGGCGAGCTCCGCCTTGTTGTCCTTCCGGACGACGCAGAGGTACGGCCTCCTGCTCTCCTCGAGGCCCTGCAGCAGCTCGTCGAGCTGCTCCTTGGCCATCCTGGCCAGGCTCCCGAACGAGACGTACACCACGGAGCTGGCCGGCTTGGCGTCCAGCCATTCGATGTACTTGGCGTCGTCCTGCTTGAAGAGGCCGGCCTCGTCGCCGGCGGGGAGCACCGGGCCGATCGGGAGCACGTCGTACGCTCCCAAGGCGGCGAGCGTGCCGGCCTCGAGTTCTTCGCATGTGTTTACAAGAACCGTCGCTTTGGGGGTTTCACGGTCAAGGGCGTCGAACAGGTCGCGGGTGGTGGTGTAGATGGAGTGGAAGAAGTCGGAGGGATCGGTGGAGTCGGTGATGAAGGACGGTAAGTCCTGGACGGCCAGCGGCGGGAGGCCCGGGAGCCGCACGAGGAAGGACGGGTCGTGGCGGTGGTCGGCCACGACGCCGGCGTGGCCGTGGAAGTAGTGGTAGTAGACGGCGAGCACGGCGGCGGGCTGGATCCAATAGAGTGCGGACGGGACGCCCCGCTCGCGCGCGACGTCGGCGGCCCACGGGAGTAGCATCGTGTAGACGACCCGGGTCACGGGGCGGCCGCGCGCCGCGAGCGCGTCCACGAGCTCCCCGACGCTGCGCGCGCCCGCGGCGTGGAAGGCCGCCACGTAGGCGTTGAACGCGGCGTGGTCGCTGCTCGGCACGTACCCGGTATCCGTGCCGTCGGAAAAcgggaggagctcgaggcggccGTCGTCGGCGCCGTCCGGCGCGTCCGCTGGGAACATGCGGCGGTGGGCGGCTTCGGTGGTGGAGAAGGTGACGAGCGCGTCGGGGGCGGTGGCGAGCAGGCGCCTGGCGAGGCGCAGCGCCGGCGCGATGTGGCCCTGGAGCGGGTAGGTGAGCACGAGGAAGTGCGGCCGCGGAGACATGGCCGGCTTCTCTTCCTGACCTGACCTGCGATGGAGTTCGTGTGGCCGGCCTTCGCTGTAGCTCTAGATGGACAATCTCGATCAGAGATGGACACTCGATCAGCCTCTTCTCCTGACCTGTGACTTGGAGTGTGGCTTTAGCTAGCTCGAGATCGGCGCTCGATCAGCGACGACGGCAAGTAAGCGACTTGTGTGGAGGCGGGAGAGAGTGAGGTCTAGAGTAACAAAACCATCAGAAAGGTTGGCTTTCCTCCATTTGTTCGTAAAGTCCAATTATCACTGGGTGAAGTCAACAAGCAATCAGGCACGGCACTCGGCAGGGAGCAGGAACGGCGGCCAGCCGGTTCAGACACGGGTGCTGCCGGTGAGGGAACGGAGATTCATTTGGTCCGTTCTAGTTTTTGGTTTGTTTTAGTTTTTGGTTTGTTTTGATTTATTTGGATATATTGGTGGTGGCTGTCTAGCTGCTAGACCAGCATGCGCAACTGCTCAATCGACCCATTCGGTCCGAGTTAATCATTTAGTCAGCGGACTGTGGTCAAACAGTTTTAAATAAAGTTAAAACACGTGATCTTGGGTCTCGACGTGTCGTCTGAATCTAAAGGAACAAACACTCCAGCCATCCACATGAGGGTGAAATGGCGACAGGACACGAGGTAGGAATAGGTCGGGATAGAACTGAACCCTAGGAAATGATAGAAAAAACACTAGGAAGAGAACAAAGGAAATCTCAGCTTGACGTTTTTTTATCTTGAGATCCGGTACAGATATCTTTCCACACGTTAGATGCTCTTAATTAGAACGGGGTTCGTTGACTGCTGCTTTGACGATGCAGGCTCTCGACCAAAATGGCACCAAAGAGCTTCCATGGTTCCATGCACCCGTCCATGATCCGCATAGAAGGGGAACCGTGAAGATATGAGATGGGTGctatcaagtgggatcccactaaaTCCCACTTGAATTTACACTAGAAAAATCAAATTGCACTACAAGTAAAACCTAGGCGCAAAATTATGGAGTCTATTCTTAGAGGAAGGCAATTTGATGCTCTAGCTGCAATATTTGGAAGTCAAAAAGTTGTAAAATTGCAAACCGAAGCTTCCCACATTCCACAATATAAAATAAGTAGCCATAAACACCAATCAGATATAGATCATTCGTAGTTCTCTCCTCTCAAATTCTACAGAGATATATTTTGGGCGCACCACACCCCTACCCTTCCTCTGTCAGCTCCACCGGAGTGGGAGTAAGGGATACCAATCTATCGAATGGAGTTCTAGTTTACTCGAGTTGAGGCTTTTAATACGGTTTAATGGTGGCGCCTCGTTGGTGTTGGCGACGGTGCCAATCTGAGTAA contains the following coding sequences:
- the LOC124659516 gene encoding UDP-glycosyltransferase 75C1-like, with product MSPRPHFLVLTYPLQGHIAPALRLARRLLATAPDALVTFSTTEAAHRRMFPADAPDGADDGRLELLPFSDGTDTGYVPSSDHAAFNAYVAAFHAAGARSVGELVDALAARGRPVTRVVYTMLLPWAADVARERGVPSALYWIQPAAVLAVYYHYFHGHAGVVADHRHDPSFLVRLPGLPPLAVQDLPSFITDSTDPSDFFHSIYTTTRDLFDALDRETPKATVLVNTCEELEAGTLAALGAYDVLPIGPVLPAGDEAGLFKQDDAKYIEWLDAKPASSVVYVSFGSLARMAKEQLDELLQGLEESRRPYLCVVRKDNKAELAEAEARIKNGMVVEWCDQVRVLSHAAVGCFVTHCGWNSALEAVACGVPMVCVPQMSDQRMNAWLVECEWRVGARAEVGSDGVLRAAEVRRRVEEVMQGDARVAAAEWKRAVVEALGKDGSSDHNLRAFMECITSAVQ